Proteins encoded by one window of Aphis gossypii isolate Hap1 chromosome X, ASM2018417v2, whole genome shotgun sequence:
- the LOC126552660 gene encoding zinc finger MYM-type protein 1-like, which produces MKSAPVETTDIAQSFPSPSTSSSIQIPNIQGNSELTTIVINNVNDENECSINSDLSEAIHSMTLGDHSNDKAFFTSALNTSDKIFIISKGPCQPDGPFPKKNIVYCQPCWIFCTSSSWTNGINDWIRISEKIKLHEKSLSHINACLTADRWEKNNTLSEDLKSQINIEVGFWRQVIKRIINVTLTLGIQNLSFRGHNEKMNSENRGNFLAIIDLLAKYDPVLSELLQRGPKKISYLSPTIQNEIIDMLSECVKKSIISDVQKVPFFSYITDTTQDIRKQDQMSQIIRYVVIEKNEDNKPIKLRIEESFLGFCLLNDHSASGFSDKILENIKNYGLDIGKLRGQGYGGAAVMAGVYNGVQTKIKAHCPLAEYIHCNAHNLNLVLNDTMNASIEIQNFFAIIQKLYVYFALSGKRWKILTEILPVGGVTLKKNILQKLQIFQENGA; this is translated from the exons ATGAAATCTGCGCCTGTTGAAACAACTGATatt GCACAATCTTTTCCATCTCCATCTACGTCTTCGAGTATTCAAATTCCAAATATTCAAGGAAATTCCGAATTAACAaccattgttataaataatgtaaatgacGAAAATGAATGTTCAATAAACTCCGATTTATCAGAGGCGATACATTCGATGACCTTAGGAGATCATTCAAATGACAAAGCTTTCTTTACTAGTGCATTGAATACAtcagataaaatttttattatttctaaaggACCATGCCAACCAGATGGTccatttccaaaaaaaaatattg TTTACTGTCAACCATGTTGGATATTTTGTACGTCGAGTTCATGGACTAATGGTATTAATGATTGGATACGTATATcggagaaaattaaattacatgaaAAAAGTTTATCTCATATAAATGCTTGTCTTACTGCAGACCGgtgggaaaaaaataatacattatctgAGGATTTAAAATCTCAAATTAACATAGAAGTTGGATTTTGGAGACAAgtaataaaacgtattataaatgtaacattGACGTTGGGGattcaaaatttatcatttagaggccataatgaaaaaatgaatagcGAAAACCGTGGTAACTTTTTAGCAATCATTGATCTTCTTGCGAAATATGATCCTGTATTATCAGAACTTTTACAACGAGGACCtaaaaaaatcagttatttAAGTCCCACGATACAAAATGAGATAATTGATATGCTTTCCGAATGTgtgaaaaaatctattatttctgACGTCCAAAAAGTTCCTTTTTTCTCATATATAACTGATACCACACAAGACATTAGAAAACAAGATCAAATGAGTCAAATAATTCGTTACGTAGTCATTGAAAAAAACGAAGATAATAAACCGATTAAACTTAGAATTGAAGAATCATTCCTTGGATTCTGTTTATTGAATGATCATTCAGCATCAGGATTTTCcgataaaattttagaaaatataaaaaactatggATTAGATATCGGTAAATTACGTGGACAAGGCTACGGCGGTGCAGCTGTTATGGCTGGAGTTTATAATGGAgttcaaactaaaataaaagctCATTGTCCACTTGCAGAGTATATTCACTGTAATGCCCATAATTTAAACTTGGTTTTAAATGATACTATGAATGCCtcaattgaaattcaaaatttttttgccATCATCCAAaagttatatgtttattttgcgTTAAGTGGAAAACGTTGGAAAATTTTAACTGAAATTTTACCGGTTGGTGGAGTTACACTTAAAAAG aatattttacagaAGCTACAAATCTTTCAAGAAAATGGGGCATag